In a genomic window of Deinococcus aerophilus:
- a CDS encoding acyl-CoA dehydrogenase C-terminal domain-containing protein, whose translation MPSYKAPLRDIKFLMNELLDAPAELGKIPYYTGNETADADLMGQVLDEAARFVETELVPLNAVGDREGCVRHDDGEVTTPTGFKAAYKKYREAGWTALDADPNYGGQGMPHLVSNVLVELLNSANVAWSMYPGLSHGAYSALHAVGSDELKDLYLPKLVSGEWTGTMCLTEPHAGTDLGIIRTKAKDNGDGTYAVSGTKIFISAGEHDMAENIVHLVLARLEGSPEGTKGISLFLVPKYLPTADGKPGERNGVVCGSLEHKMGINGNATALLNFDGATGYLVGEVNKGMNHMFIMMNAARLGTGLQGLGLGEVAYQNALAYAKDRLQMRHTPRVNPSESADPIIVHPDVRRMLLTGKAYTEAGRAMAMWLALSIDIEHHHPDEAKRKEAGDLVALLTPIAKAFMTDNGFNIAVQSQQVFGGHGYIKEWGMEQFVRDARISQIYEGTNGIQSLDLLGRKVLMDGGKKLQKLAATLQEFVEEHEGDEHIGEYVTQLGKAAQQLGSLTMVIGQKAMNGEGGADEVNAAAVDYLRFFGHVVYGYLWARMAKVAQDKIDAGQDKDGFYLGKVQTARFYFTKLFPEIKTLAATIKAGNGPLAVDDRVFGLEQPLVTA comes from the coding sequence ATGCCCAGCTACAAAGCCCCCCTGCGCGACATCAAGTTCCTGATGAACGAGCTGCTCGACGCCCCCGCCGAACTCGGCAAGATTCCGTACTACACCGGCAACGAGACTGCCGACGCCGACCTGATGGGTCAGGTGCTCGACGAGGCCGCCCGCTTTGTGGAAACCGAACTGGTTCCCCTGAATGCCGTGGGGGACCGGGAAGGCTGCGTTCGTCACGATGACGGCGAGGTGACCACCCCCACCGGTTTCAAGGCCGCGTACAAGAAGTACCGTGAGGCCGGCTGGACGGCCCTGGACGCCGACCCCAACTACGGTGGTCAGGGCATGCCGCACCTCGTGAGCAACGTGCTCGTCGAGCTGCTGAACAGCGCCAACGTGGCCTGGAGCATGTACCCCGGCCTGTCGCACGGAGCGTACAGCGCCCTGCACGCCGTGGGCAGCGACGAACTCAAGGACCTGTACCTGCCCAAGCTCGTCTCGGGCGAGTGGACCGGCACCATGTGCCTGACCGAGCCGCACGCGGGCACCGACCTGGGCATCATCCGCACCAAGGCCAAGGACAACGGCGACGGCACCTACGCGGTCAGCGGCACCAAGATCTTTATCAGTGCCGGCGAACACGACATGGCCGAGAACATCGTTCACCTCGTGCTGGCCCGCCTGGAAGGCAGCCCCGAAGGTACCAAGGGCATCTCACTGTTCCTGGTGCCCAAGTACCTGCCTACCGCCGACGGCAAACCCGGCGAGCGCAACGGCGTGGTCTGCGGCAGCCTGGAACACAAGATGGGCATCAACGGCAACGCCACCGCCCTGCTGAACTTTGACGGCGCCACCGGCTATCTGGTGGGCGAGGTCAACAAGGGCATGAACCACATGTTCATCATGATGAACGCGGCCCGGCTGGGCACCGGCCTGCAGGGTCTGGGCCTGGGCGAGGTGGCCTACCAGAACGCGCTGGCGTATGCCAAGGACCGCCTGCAGATGCGCCACACCCCGCGCGTGAACCCCAGCGAGAGCGCCGATCCCATCATCGTCCATCCCGACGTGCGCCGCATGCTGCTGACCGGCAAGGCCTACACTGAGGCGGGCCGCGCCATGGCGATGTGGCTCGCCCTGAGCATCGATATCGAGCATCACCACCCCGACGAAGCCAAGCGTAAGGAGGCGGGCGATCTGGTCGCTCTGCTGACCCCCATCGCCAAGGCCTTCATGACCGACAACGGCTTCAACATCGCTGTGCAGAGCCAGCAGGTCTTTGGCGGCCACGGGTACATCAAGGAATGGGGCATGGAGCAGTTCGTCCGTGACGCCCGCATTAGCCAGATCTATGAGGGAACCAACGGCATCCAGTCGCTGGACCTGCTGGGCCGCAAGGTCCTGATGGACGGCGGCAAGAAGCTGCAGAAGCTGGCCGCTACCCTGCAGGAGTTCGTCGAGGAACACGAGGGCGACGAGCACATCGGCGAGTACGTCACGCAGCTGGGCAAGGCCGCGCAGCAGCTGGGCAGCCTGACCATGGTGATTGGGCAGAAGGCCATGAACGGCGAGGGCGGTGCCGATGAGGTCAACGCCGCCGCGGTCGACTACCTGCGCTTCTTCGGCCACGTGGTCTACGGCTACCTGTGGGCCCGGATGGCGAAGGTCGCCCAGGACAAGATTGACGCTGGCCAGGACAAGGACGGTTTCTACCTGGGCAAGGTGCAGACCGCCCGGTTCTACTTCACGAAACTGTTCCCCGAGATCAAGACGCTGGCCGCCACCATCAAGGCGGGCAACGGGCCGCTGGCCGTGGACGACCGCGTGTTCGGACTGGAACAGCCGCTTGTAACGGCCTGA
- a CDS encoding C39 family peptidase, with protein MARRLLFVLTFGLLGAAAALPAQTSIAGIQHEYQRLNNCGPVTVGMALSRWGGTLNQYDIAPKLKANGGDVNVSPEELAAFARAQGMAVHLGRGGSPLMLRRLLAAGFPVIVETWFVTHDSGGMGHYRLLTGYDDAKQQFSALDSYLGPLSFSYDKLDELWRSFGRTFVVMAPGKRGAEMNDLLGYHADPRMARRAALRVTLVEARQRADAVAWHNVGQAKLALGDSRGAVRAFDAAFAANPDPALDPTRPARVTGGLPWRTLWYSFGALEAYTRNARYADVLRLTAAVLRDAPAHEEMYYWRGRALAGLGKSAQAQAAYREALRLRPGYAAARAALDQL; from the coding sequence ATGGCCCGCCGCCTTCTTTTCGTGCTCACCTTTGGCCTGCTGGGCGCGGCGGCGGCCCTGCCTGCGCAGACCAGCATTGCCGGCATCCAGCATGAGTACCAGCGCCTCAACAACTGCGGCCCGGTGACGGTGGGCATGGCCCTGAGCCGCTGGGGCGGCACGCTGAACCAGTACGACATCGCCCCGAAGCTCAAGGCGAACGGGGGAGACGTGAACGTGTCGCCCGAGGAACTCGCCGCCTTTGCCCGCGCGCAGGGCATGGCGGTGCACCTGGGCCGGGGCGGCAGCCCGCTGATGCTGCGCCGCCTGCTCGCCGCCGGCTTTCCGGTGATCGTGGAGACGTGGTTCGTGACCCACGACAGCGGCGGCATGGGCCACTACCGCCTGCTCACCGGCTATGACGATGCCAAGCAGCAGTTCTCGGCCCTCGACTCGTACCTGGGGCCACTGAGCTTTTCCTACGACAAGCTGGATGAGCTGTGGCGCTCGTTCGGGCGCACCTTCGTGGTGATGGCACCGGGGAAACGCGGAGCCGAGATGAACGACCTGCTGGGCTACCACGCCGATCCGCGCATGGCCAGGCGGGCGGCGCTGCGGGTGACCCTGGTCGAGGCCAGGCAGCGCGCAGACGCCGTGGCATGGCACAACGTGGGGCAGGCCAAGCTGGCTCTGGGGGATTCGCGCGGAGCGGTGCGGGCCTTCGATGCGGCCTTTGCTGCAAACCCCGACCCCGCGCTGGACCCCACCCGACCGGCGCGCGTGACCGGTGGCCTGCCGTGGCGCACGCTGTGGTATTCCTTCGGGGCGCTGGAGGCCTACACCCGCAACGCGCGCTACGCGGACGTGCTGCGCCTGACTGCCGCGGTGCTGCGCGACGCTCCGGCGCACGAGGAGATGTACTACTGGCGGGGCCGGGCGCTGGCCGGGCTGGGGAAGTCCGCCCAGGCGCAGGCGGCCTACCGCGAGGCGCTGCGGCTGCGTCCGGGCTACGCGGCGGCGCGGGCGGCCCTGGATCAGCTGTAA
- a CDS encoding peptidoglycan-binding domain-containing protein, with protein sequence MRWFHALPLALLISPAWAAPAGGDLDRAALRVAGVLDGVVRNCPDNFAQIGTSQKKCVGVGITVEASRVKLGAALGADLFGVWRSRDEQRSVFNWLRVGQDHVFVRLQPDPEGRAQTLVYLDVPPAAPPAPAAPATSGTGATQIGIVVLTPVQPVGPSIIQAMPGGTPQPADTAVAPASATLPMSPDAAPPDGVPAPDHLAPVPFSRTLQLQDRRLNGPDVLAVQNRLIALMRPLRVGQGDGWYGPVTATTVRVFQRANGLNPTGEVDRPTWDRLFSGEATPFDAPVLP encoded by the coding sequence ATGAGATGGTTTCATGCCCTGCCCCTCGCTCTGCTGATCTCTCCGGCCTGGGCCGCGCCCGCTGGGGGTGATCTGGACCGGGCTGCGCTGCGCGTGGCCGGAGTGCTGGATGGGGTGGTGCGCAACTGTCCGGACAACTTCGCGCAGATCGGCACCTCTCAGAAAAAGTGTGTCGGGGTGGGCATCACGGTGGAGGCGTCGCGCGTCAAGCTGGGCGCGGCGCTGGGAGCTGACCTGTTCGGCGTGTGGCGCAGCCGGGACGAGCAGCGCAGCGTGTTCAACTGGCTGCGGGTGGGGCAGGACCACGTGTTTGTGCGGCTGCAGCCCGATCCGGAGGGCCGCGCCCAGACGCTGGTGTACCTGGACGTGCCCCCCGCCGCGCCCCCGGCCCCGGCTGCGCCAGCCACCTCCGGCACCGGAGCCACCCAGATCGGCATCGTGGTGCTGACGCCGGTTCAGCCGGTGGGCCCATCCATCATCCAGGCCATGCCGGGGGGGACTCCGCAACCCGCCGACACAGCTGTTGCGCCGGCCTCGGCCACTCTCCCCATGTCCCCGGACGCCGCCCCGCCGGACGGTGTTCCGGCACCGGACCATCTGGCCCCGGTGCCGTTCAGCCGCACGCTGCAGCTTCAGGACCGGCGGCTGAACGGCCCGGATGTGCTCGCGGTGCAAAACCGGCTGATCGCCCTGATGAGGCCGCTGCGGGTGGGGCAGGGCGACGGCTGGTACGGACCGGTCACGGCCACGACGGTCCGGGTCTTTCAGCGGGCCAATGGCCTGAACCCGACCGGTGAAGTCGACCGCCCGACCTGGGACCGCCTGTTTTCCGGGGAGGCCACGCCGTTCGACGCCCCGGTGCTGCCCTGA
- a CDS encoding N-acetylmuramoyl-L-alanine amidase: MKQNVIFFSSALLLGALGSGQAQTGPQVSDPFQRGAPTQAAPVLRGPAGTPAASAPAAPLQLTGVQNATFGPPRSSSDGSTTRIVFDLMPGVSYTLTPTFTGLRLDVQGARVLPAVTGKLGSSVNEYRAGGGQATLITPFPLSLTGGWKAMEATLERGTRVLILDFGATLNGGASAALSGRVRASAPVTSAGAQTALSAPLNTAGVGTAARDTAARGSTESAASLNLPPGDAVAPSPGGALPPAPALPGADSEIPSALAGRVPGTSRGAPLTPPRIGRNPGQTRVVLDLPPGTSYRIVPGSIGLRVELSGVNMAAQDLQDISPELRAWRAEPGPDGVVFTLLTATPTTERSGWRAQLLPPSSGDLSRLAIDLSPALADLTPLSAQEKLLAAVPPIPAARGTAILALSASYVRPRVVIDPGHGGKDPGAVGAVIEKETVLDVAQRVATLLGAAGVDVVLTRDSDRDLNPVKDTDLTMRARMGTPGTQLFVSIHVNAMDAVSALRGYGVETWWNPNHPLSSNLAAVLQKNVVATTGAYSQGLKTGRSLAVLRNSRIPAALIEIGFTSHPVDGINLQDTNYRDRVALGIAQGIREALVTGIVDGGAVGGAGK; this comes from the coding sequence ATGAAGCAGAATGTCATTTTCTTCTCATCTGCCCTGCTTCTGGGGGCCCTCGGTTCCGGGCAGGCGCAGACCGGGCCGCAGGTCAGTGACCCCTTTCAAAGGGGGGCTCCCACCCAGGCCGCGCCGGTGCTGCGCGGCCCCGCCGGTACCCCCGCCGCCAGCGCGCCCGCCGCGCCGTTGCAGCTTACCGGCGTTCAGAACGCCACCTTCGGCCCGCCGCGCTCGAGCAGTGACGGTTCCACGACCCGGATCGTGTTTGACCTGATGCCGGGCGTGAGCTACACCCTGACCCCCACCTTTACCGGCCTGCGCCTGGACGTGCAGGGCGCGCGCGTGCTGCCCGCCGTGACCGGCAAGCTGGGCAGCAGCGTGAATGAGTACCGCGCCGGGGGCGGTCAGGCCACCCTGATCACCCCCTTTCCGCTGTCGCTGACCGGGGGATGGAAGGCCATGGAGGCCACCCTGGAGCGCGGCACCCGGGTCCTGATCCTGGATTTCGGCGCCACCCTGAATGGCGGCGCCAGCGCGGCGCTCTCGGGGCGGGTCCGGGCGAGCGCTCCGGTCACCTCGGCGGGGGCACAGACGGCGCTGAGTGCTCCGCTGAACACGGCGGGTGTGGGCACCGCTGCCCGAGATACGGCGGCGCGGGGAAGCACCGAGTCGGCGGCCAGCCTCAACCTGCCGCCCGGGGACGCGGTCGCGCCCTCACCCGGCGGGGCCCTTCCCCCCGCACCCGCCCTGCCCGGCGCGGATTCCGAGATTCCCAGCGCCCTGGCTGGCCGCGTGCCGGGCACGTCCCGCGGCGCTCCGCTGACCCCGCCGCGCATCGGCCGGAACCCGGGGCAGACGCGGGTGGTGCTGGACCTGCCGCCCGGTACCTCCTACCGCATCGTGCCGGGCAGCATCGGTCTGCGCGTGGAGCTCAGCGGCGTCAACATGGCGGCGCAGGACCTGCAGGACATCAGCCCGGAGTTGCGGGCGTGGCGGGCCGAACCCGGCCCTGACGGCGTGGTGTTCACGCTGCTGACGGCCACCCCCACCACCGAGCGCAGCGGCTGGCGGGCGCAGCTGTTGCCGCCCTCCAGCGGCGACCTGTCGCGCCTGGCCATCGATCTGTCGCCCGCGCTGGCCGACCTGACGCCGCTGTCGGCTCAGGAAAAGCTGCTGGCCGCCGTGCCCCCCATTCCGGCGGCGCGCGGCACGGCGATTCTGGCCCTGAGCGCCAGCTACGTGCGCCCGCGCGTGGTGATTGACCCGGGCCACGGCGGCAAGGACCCCGGCGCAGTGGGGGCGGTGATCGAGAAGGAAACGGTGCTGGACGTGGCGCAGCGCGTGGCGACCCTGCTGGGCGCCGCCGGGGTGGACGTGGTCCTGACCCGCGACAGCGACCGCGACCTGAATCCGGTCAAGGACACCGACCTGACCATGCGCGCCCGCATGGGCACGCCCGGCACGCAGCTGTTCGTGAGCATTCACGTCAATGCCATGGACGCGGTGAGTGCCCTGCGCGGCTACGGCGTCGAGACGTGGTGGAATCCCAACCATCCGCTGTCGAGCAACCTCGCAGCGGTGCTGCAAAAGAACGTGGTTGCGACGACCGGCGCGTACTCGCAGGGCCTCAAGACCGGCCGTTCGCTGGCGGTGCTGCGCAACAGCCGTATTCCCGCCGCCCTGATCGAGATCGGCTTTACCAGCCATCCCGTGGACGGCATCAACCTGCAGGACACCAACTACCGCGACCGTGTGGCGCTGGGCATCGCGCAGGGCATCCGCGAGGCGCTGGTCACGGGCATTGTCGACGGCGGCGCGGTGGGGGGTGCGGGCAAGTAG
- a CDS encoding MGMT family protein, which yields MEGGEAGFRTRVLALVARIPPGRVMTYGQLAMLAGSPGAARQAGFVLGSLAGSDELPWQRVINAQGRVSTHKLGFGDLQERLLTAEGVVFDASGRCDLGTRQWWPEEEGPSTPPEPLLF from the coding sequence GTGGAGGGCGGCGAGGCCGGATTCCGGACGCGGGTGCTCGCGCTGGTGGCCCGCATTCCCCCGGGCCGGGTGATGACCTACGGGCAGCTGGCCATGCTGGCCGGTTCTCCCGGGGCGGCGCGGCAGGCCGGCTTTGTGCTGGGCAGTCTGGCAGGCAGCGACGAGTTGCCGTGGCAGCGGGTCATCAACGCCCAGGGCCGGGTCAGCACCCACAAGCTGGGGTTTGGAGACCTGCAGGAACGTCTACTGACCGCCGAGGGCGTGGTCTTTGATGCCTCGGGCCGCTGCGACCTGGGAACGCGGCAGTGGTGGCCCGAAGAAGAGGGGCCATCCACCCCGCCGGAACCTCTGCTGTTCTGA
- a CDS encoding c-type cytochrome, with amino-acid sequence MNRTRHNPWVEGSLASWMAGVTLGVILGIALLIVTPRLMGGSGSTAEAPTAQEQATDSAPSGSAETAPAASEGTPETATTNAPTDQTPAAEQTSSGELPAAQSPAVADTTTGNPPQQDPNAVAEPVAAGGTGDAAPTPNAAAGNAEAGATVFTSNCAGCHGAQGGGGIGPSLVTDEGPKAWTLAQFTTVLREGVLPGGRELSAVMPRFSDAQLSDTQVADLLAHIQTLN; translated from the coding sequence ATGAACAGAACGCGACACAACCCCTGGGTGGAGGGCAGCCTGGCCTCCTGGATGGCGGGCGTCACCCTGGGTGTGATCCTGGGCATTGCCCTGCTGATTGTCACCCCCCGTCTGATGGGCGGCAGTGGGTCCACGGCGGAGGCCCCCACCGCACAGGAGCAGGCCACCGACTCGGCTCCCTCGGGCAGCGCTGAAACGGCCCCCGCCGCCTCAGAGGGTACGCCTGAAACCGCCACCACCAATGCTCCCACCGACCAGACGCCCGCTGCCGAACAGACCAGCAGCGGCGAACTGCCCGCCGCCCAGTCGCCCGCCGTGGCGGACACGACCACCGGCAATCCCCCCCAGCAGGACCCCAACGCGGTGGCCGAACCCGTGGCCGCAGGCGGCACCGGGGACGCCGCTCCCACGCCCAACGCGGCGGCGGGCAATGCCGAGGCGGGTGCTACGGTGTTCACGAGCAACTGTGCGGGCTGTCACGGCGCGCAGGGGGGCGGCGGCATCGGGCCCTCCCTGGTCACCGATGAGGGCCCGAAGGCCTGGACCCTGGCACAGTTCACCACCGTGCTGCGCGAGGGTGTGCTGCCCGGGGGCCGCGAACTCAGCGCCGTGATGCCCCGCTTCAGCGACGCCCAGCTCAGCGACACGCAGGTCGCCGATCTGCTCGCCCACATCCAGACCCTGAACTGA
- a CDS encoding class I SAM-dependent methyltransferase, whose translation MTASRDQFNAHADRYAASEVHRHGPSLPVLLDFAAPIPQDRALDVATGTGNTALALAPQVGEVVGLDLAEGMLAHARTRAEAEGHAHATFQQGSAEAMPFADASFTLVTSRHAPHHFLNLDRFLGEAFRVLKPGGRLVVADQISSTPELQPWLDHYQTLRDPSHHAQRTAAAWRTLAEVAGFRWTQETTVPYRLEFGWWTAQSGCTPQTVAQLREHAAVLGQGQREAAGLHYDSSGTLVAHTETMLVVRLERP comes from the coding sequence ATGACCGCCAGCCGCGACCAGTTCAACGCCCACGCCGACCGGTATGCGGCCAGCGAGGTCCACCGCCACGGCCCCAGCCTGCCCGTCCTGCTGGACTTTGCGGCCCCCATCCCACAGGACCGTGCGCTGGACGTGGCTACCGGCACCGGCAACACGGCGCTGGCCCTCGCGCCGCAGGTGGGGGAGGTCGTGGGGCTGGATCTCGCGGAGGGCATGCTCGCCCATGCCCGCACCCGAGCCGAGGCGGAGGGACACGCCCACGCCACGTTTCAGCAGGGCAGCGCGGAGGCCATGCCGTTTGCCGACGCCTCGTTCACGCTGGTCACGTCGCGCCACGCGCCGCATCACTTTCTGAACCTCGACCGTTTTCTGGGCGAGGCCTTCCGGGTGCTGAAACCCGGCGGCCGGCTGGTGGTCGCCGACCAGATCAGTTCCACGCCCGAGCTGCAACCCTGGCTGGACCACTATCAGACCCTGCGCGACCCCAGCCACCACGCCCAGCGGACGGCGGCGGCGTGGCGCACGCTGGCAGAGGTGGCCGGCTTTCGCTGGACCCAGGAGACCACCGTGCCGTACCGCCTGGAGTTCGGGTGGTGGACCGCGCAGTCGGGCTGCACCCCCCAGACGGTGGCGCAGCTGCGTGAACACGCGGCGGTTCTGGGGCAGGGGCAACGGGAGGCGGCCGGACTGCATTACGACAGTTCAGGAACGCTGGTCGCCCACACCGAAACCATGCTCGTTGTGCGCCTGGAGCGGCCCTAG
- the ubiE gene encoding bifunctional demethylmenaquinone methyltransferase/2-methoxy-6-polyprenyl-1,4-benzoquinol methylase UbiE produces the protein MTAAPKKPSVGDKQDKGRDVQAMFADIAPRYDLLNRVLSLGVDRGWRREAADEALAFNPARVLDVATGTADFALELKARAPGAEVVGSDFVPQMLRIGREKAAARHLDIRLEEGDALNLPYPDGSFDSVTCAFGFRNFADYERGLAEFWRVLAPGGRAVILEFPPPRAGLFGSVFRFYFQHVLPRVGGLISGNAGAYTYLPESVLAFPPPERLADLMRATGFRTRHRLLTFGIAAIHVGDKL, from the coding sequence ATGACCGCTGCGCCGAAAAAACCCTCCGTGGGCGACAAGCAGGACAAGGGCAGGGACGTGCAGGCCATGTTCGCCGACATCGCTCCGCGCTACGACCTGCTCAACCGCGTCCTCAGCCTGGGGGTGGACCGGGGCTGGCGGCGTGAAGCTGCCGATGAGGCCCTGGCGTTTAACCCTGCACGGGTGCTGGACGTGGCGACCGGCACGGCAGATTTTGCGCTGGAACTCAAGGCCCGTGCGCCGGGGGCCGAGGTGGTCGGCAGCGATTTCGTGCCGCAGATGCTGCGCATCGGGCGTGAGAAGGCGGCGGCCCGGCACCTCGACATCCGGCTGGAGGAGGGCGACGCCCTGAACCTTCCCTACCCGGACGGCAGTTTCGACAGCGTGACCTGTGCCTTCGGCTTTCGCAACTTCGCGGACTACGAACGCGGGCTCGCGGAGTTCTGGCGGGTTCTGGCCCCCGGCGGACGGGCCGTGATTCTGGAGTTTCCACCGCCGCGCGCCGGGCTGTTCGGCAGCGTGTTCCGCTTCTACTTTCAGCACGTGCTGCCGCGCGTTGGTGGGCTGATCAGCGGCAACGCGGGCGCGTACACCTACCTGCCCGAAAGTGTTCTGGCCTTTCCCCCGCCCGAACGGCTGGCCGACCTGATGCGCGCCACCGGGTTCCGGACCCGCCACCGCCTGCTCACCTTCGGCATCGCGGCGATTCACGTGGGAGACAAGCTCTAG
- a CDS encoding glycine C-acetyltransferase, whose product MSTSLSGRLNAELSGLRRSGLLIKPRVLDAANRARTRVDGREVVNLASNNYLGFADHPRLKEKAAAYLSEWGVGAGAVRTIAGTLRIHEELETQLAEFKHTGSALVLHSGFTTNQGVLGALLQEGDLVVSDELNHASIIDGLRLTKATKKIYKHADPADLERVLRENETDGLKLVVTDGVFSMDGDVAPLDKLIEVARRYGAVTYVDDAHGSGVMGEAGRGTVHHFGFEHADDVIQVGTLSKAWGGVGGYAAGHADLKELLINRARPYLFSTAQPPAVVGGLVAALEEVQRDPSLMRRLWDNTHYFKAELARLGFDTMGSVTPITPVVFGEAEAAFEASRMLFEEGVFAVGLGFPTVPRGSARIRNIVTAEHTRDDLDQALAAYEKVGKRLKVAGV is encoded by the coding sequence ATGTCAACTTCCCTGTCCGGGCGCCTGAACGCCGAACTCTCGGGCCTGCGCCGCAGCGGGCTGCTGATCAAGCCGCGTGTGCTGGACGCAGCCAACCGAGCCAGAACGCGGGTGGACGGGCGCGAGGTCGTGAACCTGGCGAGCAACAACTACCTGGGCTTCGCCGACCATCCCCGCCTCAAGGAAAAGGCCGCCGCCTACCTGAGCGAGTGGGGGGTGGGCGCGGGCGCGGTGCGGACCATCGCCGGCACCCTGCGCATTCACGAGGAACTCGAAACGCAGCTCGCCGAGTTCAAACACACCGGCAGCGCGCTGGTGCTGCACAGCGGCTTTACCACCAACCAGGGCGTGCTGGGTGCCCTGCTGCAAGAAGGCGACCTGGTGGTCAGCGACGAGCTGAACCACGCGAGCATCATCGACGGTCTGCGCCTCACCAAGGCGACCAAGAAGATCTACAAGCACGCCGACCCCGCCGATCTGGAGCGGGTGCTGCGCGAGAACGAGACGGACGGCCTGAAGCTGGTCGTTACCGACGGCGTGTTCAGCATGGACGGCGACGTGGCTCCGCTGGACAAGCTCATCGAGGTGGCCCGCCGCTACGGCGCCGTGACCTATGTGGACGACGCGCACGGCAGCGGGGTGATGGGCGAGGCCGGGCGCGGCACGGTGCATCATTTCGGCTTCGAACACGCCGATGACGTGATTCAGGTGGGCACCCTGAGCAAGGCGTGGGGCGGGGTGGGTGGCTACGCCGCCGGGCACGCCGACCTCAAGGAACTGCTGATCAACCGCGCCCGCCCCTACCTGTTCTCGACCGCGCAGCCCCCGGCGGTGGTGGGCGGACTGGTCGCCGCGCTGGAGGAAGTGCAGCGCGACCCCTCGCTGATGCGCCGGCTGTGGGACAACACACACTACTTCAAGGCCGAGCTGGCGCGGCTGGGCTTCGACACCATGGGCAGCGTCACGCCCATCACGCCGGTCGTCTTCGGCGAGGCCGAGGCTGCCTTCGAGGCGAGCCGGATGCTGTTCGAGGAGGGCGTCTTTGCCGTCGGGCTGGGCTTTCCCACCGTACCGCGCGGCTCGGCCCGCATCCGCAACATCGTGACCGCCGAGCACACCCGCGACGACCTGGATCAGGCCCTGGCGGCCTACGAGAAGGTGGGCAAGCGGCTGAAGGTGGCCGGAGTCTGA
- a CDS encoding GNAT family N-acetyltransferase, with product MELRPLTPGEVPAAAQTFVATFNAAPWQEAWTLDTAGACLSDLLALPRASAVGAWEDGQCLGAVLGHDSVKDHGLTHEIRELFVHPQVQGRGVGRTLLTRHMAQAQERGVNSLYLLTARDSPAEGFYVASGFRQARRQTVLVRP from the coding sequence ATGGAACTCCGTCCGCTGACCCCCGGGGAGGTGCCGGCCGCCGCCCAGACCTTCGTGGCCACCTTCAACGCCGCGCCGTGGCAGGAGGCCTGGACGCTGGACACGGCCGGCGCGTGTCTGTCCGACCTGCTCGCCCTGCCCCGGGCGTCTGCTGTGGGGGCCTGGGAGGACGGGCAGTGCCTCGGGGCAGTCCTGGGCCACGACTCGGTCAAGGACCACGGGCTGACGCATGAAATCAGGGAACTGTTTGTGCATCCGCAGGTGCAGGGCCGGGGGGTGGGCCGAACCCTGTTGACCCGGCATATGGCGCAGGCGCAGGAACGGGGGGTGAACAGCCTGTACCTGTTAACCGCCCGCGACTCGCCCGCCGAGGGCTTCTACGTGGCCTCGGGGTTCCGGCAGGCCCGGCGGCAGACCGTGCTGGTGCGTCCCTGA